The DNA window cccaaaccgaatcactaagctgcaaaaccgacctagcaatctccaaacctatattattcaaatctggttctgcctatctcgtgtgtgtgctgcttcaacctgaaacaaaccacttccgcgcttgaactcggttcaagggtttgtgacagtttgtgtagtattgaaaccccggtgttaatctctatccggattaatcaccaccctttgagtgagacgcgataaccggccaaccccggtcccccagccgcgacctagatcctaacacagaCATTTCAGGCAACACACTTCACCTTAGTATTGATCCAACTAGATTAttgtttcttaaatttaattaaatagtttcaCGCGGTACGTGTCGTGTATATTCTCGGACTttcactattattgtaatgcAAAAATTCCTCATGCCTCTACTTACACAATGTTCTTGGAGATTTCCGAAAAATCTTCTTTTAGTTGTTATGAATTTTTCGCATAATTAAGCATAAAATGGCGGTAATGTGTTCGAATTCtgattttttctcaaatattgattttttatttaatattaatacaaaatttaaatttaataaaaattatacaaaatataccAGTTAGTTCATGAATTAGTGATAAATATAAGcttaatttaaaaactaaaaaaactttaataacaaaatacgtttttaatagatttaatacaaatttcaatttaataaaaataggtttcatattagaataaatagaaataatataatatttataagtttaattcaaaatagaaaattttgtttatgaattaatgataaatataaattgaattcaaaattatttataaacataatatgaatatttaagaataaataatattcttaacataagaaatatataggtaaaaatttaaataaaatttaatacaaaatatataaagcttaatataaatttaaattttataaaagtaagtttaatacaaaatttaaattatattagaataaatgaaaaaaatgcaattttaatatgattaataataatgcaaaatataaaaaattgtttatgaattaataataaatataagtttaattaaaaaataaaaattatttataaataatattttaaaaataaataatattcttatataatataataaatatataaataaaaaactaaacaaaatttaattcaaaaaatgtattttaaaaaaattaatacaaattcaaatttaatgaaaatcagtttaatacaaaatttaaatttaatttaaattaaaattatattttaataaatagaagaaaattataattttaataaaagaaaatttaattttataaaaatataaaagtgtttttatgaattaatgatttaaaataactttaattgaaaattaaaaattatttataaacattataaaatatttaaaaaaaacattaatttaaaactatttataaaaattatgagaataattaaaaaaacaagtaatattcttaatataagaaataaataagtaaaaaactaaattaaataaaatgtaaaatttattttaaataattttaatacaaatattaactttaaattatattatattatattaaaaagaaaaaaatataattataaaaatcttaatataaatataaatataaattatattatattatatttatagaaaaaatgcaattttaatatgtttaattcatatataaataattaaatatatttaatgtaaaatataaaatttatttatgaattaataataaatttaaattcaattcaaaattttaaattattttaagattaatttaaaaataaatattatttttaataaaagaaatatataagtaaaaaaactaaataaaattgaatgcaaaatatgttttaaataggtttaatgtaaaattaaatttaataaaaagtaagtttaattcaaaattatattatattagattaaattgaaaaaatataatttttataagtttaatacaaatttaaatttattaaaaatatatttaatgcaagatataaaagtttgtttatgaattaatgataaaaataagtttaatccaaaatttaaaattatttataaatataataaaaatatttaaaaaacaaataatattcttaagaaatatataagtataaaacgaaataaaatttaatacaaaatacgttaaatgtaaatttaaaatttaataaaagtaagttaaatgcatattaaatagaaaacatGCCTTTTGTATGAGttgaatacaaatttaaatttaataaaaatatatttaataaaaaacttaaatttaataggaaattatatttatataaaaaattatattttaataaatttaataataattttaatatttacaaaaagttaaacttagtatataatatatgtttatttatttccaaataaacATGGTTTACttaaattcaaattctaataaagtttaaaatctagtataaaaaaatgacttttaaaattaaatctatcatgctctaaaatagaaatatgataatataaatttaagtagatgaaaataacttacttgaactcataaACGGTGATATATAAGGAAGGAATTctgcaattaaaatatattgtatagtgttaatcaaacaattatatataataaacacaataaaaagataaatataattattatacatgtatgggCCAATAAGCTCTACTCCATGGCAGCAGCAATATCCGATATATTTACAtctctcatttgattcaccttcatgatctgaaattaattttgtttaacatttaaaacataaaggTGTCAATAgttgaatattaaaaagatgaactaaataaatacaacaagttacaaccattcaatagaatgtaattataaaaaaaaaatcatgtaaatACAATAATAGAGAGATCAGTTTAATTCATTCCATTAgatgttttacacgtttttcacatttagaTTTTCTAGTACTTTTAAAACAAGTtccaaaaaaaatgataaaataaaaataattagaactcTGTAAATATATAGAGTATCACATAACCAAGTTAAGTTTACATCATTAAATTTCAGTAAATTGCTCTACCGCTAAAATCCAGAAGTCCAACCACTAGCACCAGATTGCTTTTCCAAAGAATTTGGATTACCATGatctatttttataatttgttaaccCAACCATTAGCTGCCTTAGGGCAactctctaaataatttgagagttattTCAATATCCCTCCAATTCACAAAATCTCTAAAGGTGAGAGTATCTAGCTTTGACATATCCATCAATATTACCTGACAAGCAACATACTACATATGAATttgcaaataatgaaaatgaatagaaattgtaaaatataaaatctagaCAGAACAATAGTTTGGATGGACCATGACACATTATGCTTGTATTCTAAAATtagaaactaaaattaaatgtatcaatagtttcaaaatttagatttcatagaGAATATGGAGCGCACCTGtgcattaatgaattattttcttttatttataaataagtgtCTAGCCCATGATTCATGTTGCTATGATCACGTATACTGTGTTGTTTGTCACTTTGTGCCAAGCCTAAAACTAGAAGAGGCAAATGATGAAAAGGAACTCACTGCTAATAGCAAATTGATGtagaaggtttattaaaaacccttTGAAGTAGGACATCCTGAAACACAACAAGAAAGAAACAACTCACTTTTTCATCACaataatattcaaaagtgtaaaacaatattgtgataaatgtatcaaaacaaatTGTCAAATTCGAACAAAATCAGaaacttgaaaacaaatttaaaattttaattaggtctactttaccttataaaaaataacttgaGAATACAGAAGCCTTCATATGGAGAGTTTACCATTCAATTGTATTTTCAAATGTCCATTAACATTCGATATATAGCCAATTACTTGAATGTTTGTTGTCGGTTGCTAGTATATTCTAATAAGTAGAGCTAAAACCCTCTAAGGAATTTTGATCCCTGATAATCAAATGCATAAATGTCAAGTAATAACTTCATAAAtgtttattaacaaaaaattataGACAGAAAGATAAGATGAGACATGAGTAGTAGTAGGTAGAAGATGATGACCAAGCTCcgattcaaataagaaatttaaagGATCATTATTGGCTTGGTAGAAGTTAACATCAGAAGTAACGGTTGATTAGTTCATAGAAAAAgtaatcaatcaataatttttacctGTCAATCGATCCAATATAttctttgatgacattatcacaTCTGTAATCTCTTTGGAAGAActatgtaaattaaaaaaattataatttcttttctctttatgtttaaatttttactcAAATTTTTAGACAACAAATTTTACCTTCATCTTCCTTAGTACTTCGTAACTAGACATTCCAAGCCACACACTTCACCTTAGTATTGATCCAACTAGATTAtcgtttcttgaatttatttaaatagtttcatCCGGTACATGGATGTGCATTCTAAGACcttcactattattgtaatgcAAAAATTCCTCATACAtctatttacaaaatataatttaaatttaataagaatgtacaaaatatagtttatgaattagtgataaatataagtttaatttaaaattatttataaacattataataatatttagaaaaataaattatattcttaatataaaaaatatataagtaaaaaactaaaaaacttttaatacaaaaatacagtttttaataaatttaatacaaatttaaatttaatgaaaatagtttcatgtaaaatttaaattatattagaataaatagaaataatacaatatttaaaagtttaatacaaaatagaaaattttgtttatgaattaatgataaataaaagttgaatttaaaattatttataaacagaataagaatatttaagaataaataatattattaataaatatataaatataaaactaaataaaatttaatacaaaatatgttaaatgtaactttaaatttaataaaagttaaatacaaaatttaaaaaatattagattaaatagaaaacatGCATATGAGttgaatacaaatttaaatttaatgaaaattttaaattaataaaaaattatatttaaataaaaaataatattttaataaatcaaataatatttttaacatttacaaagttaaacgtagtatatgatatatgtttatttattttcaaataaacatgtattatttaaattcgaattctaataatttttaaaatcataaaaaaaatgactcattcatttaaaaacaaacctACCATTACCGTGctctaaaatagaaatatgttaatataaatttaagtatgaTGAAAATAACTTACTTGAACTAATAAACGGTGATATATAATGTGATATATAATGAAGGAAGTTTTCACACACTCTTTCAGTACTTGAAAATACAATATGTAATAGTAAGAAATCTGCATATGACCTCTTTAATTCTACAAcacttaagaaaaaaaaagtaagaactttaataactaaatcaaaaatataattttccaGACTATTTGGAAGAAACAGGTATGTTGTTGCAATCTTTCATTCATTGAAAAATTGTCAATTGGTAAAATCATTTTCTGGATCATAATTCagattattttctagatcaCTATCGAAATTatagtgtattttttttatttggtgttaagattattttttaaatcaagaactggattaaaatatgaattttaacttatttgataTAGATATCATTGTGAATTTAGTCAAATGTAGATTTTTATGTATcattatctaaattttaaaaatgcatAACAAACGGCATATTAAGTGATAAACACTAACTCATCATAAACTAGTTGATCACCGTATGAGAAAGAAGACTTTTTTAAGTTAGGCTTATTTTGGAAAATTTAAGAACTTAATCTGACTTCTTGTATGAAAACAAATCTGGGGCTTTGATcagagattttaaataaattagactaAAATAACACAATGGTGTTTTAGAGGTATTCTTCCAAACAAGGTGTTACTAATATAGATAAAATAGAGAGATTATATGCGAAAAAAACTCTTAATACATTTTGTATAAGAAAACCAATTGTGTATCGTACCTTTTCCTTCTCTGATAATTCAATATGATCGAACTTGGGATCAGTTGACATTACAGCCTCTGTAGCTATTGATGCTATATACAAGCTGGTCTATCACTGAATCCCTCTCTGTATGTTCCTTGTGGCGCTCTTCAATAGGATCACCTTGCtacaaatttggtttttgaagtTAGGCCAACAAAAATTCCTCCAAATTCAGAAGATAGAGAGTGTTGAAAATAGTACCTTCTTGAGTTCATCAACTTTATCAACGTATACTCCTTTAGTCTCATCTTCCCCATCTTCATACAGCCAATCCTCTACTTCTTCTAGTTTGACAGTGAATCCTTCTCGTCTTCTCTGTTCATGAATGAGTTTGAGagctttatttaaaatgaacaaataaaaattacaatgtattatttattctaaCTGAAATGAATGAGAAACAGAGTGGCCATAGCCCATGCCGCCATGTTTGTCCAACCGCCAAACCTGAAATTCTACATTAGAGAAGAAAACATTGATAagtatataatagaaaaaagacAAGTTAATGATTAAAGAACAATAAATACTAACCTTAATCTTAAATGATGAACCCAAAGAGGGTACAAGACCCCTAAACCCAATATCATAAGCAGTACTTCCATCAGCCTTAAACAATCCGAAATTCCTCTCAGAAGTAGGACCCGGTTTCAGATTCTCATTAAACAATGCGAAAACATATCCCTTCACAGTTCTCTTCGGCCTATAAGGAATAcccttcttcttcaacaatCTCTTTCGtagatttttattataagtCCTAGCATTCTCCTCATTCGCCCCAACTTCATTCGCATCACATTTAGATGCCCACCCTGTTTCTGAAACAATCACCTCTGTTTTCCCAAAACCCGCCTTCTCCAGGGTTCCAGATGAACACGGTATGCAAAGAACATCATTTAACAAACTTAcaacaataaataaacaaagaaaCTGAAACAATCAAACACAGACTAAGGagtaaaaacatataaaacaatACAAACGTAAAAGAGAAGAGCAGAACTAACCAAAATCAGTAGAGGAACGAAAGCAATCCATAGATTGAATACTCCTAAATCCAAGAGTTCCGAGTTTAATTTGAACCATATTCATCAACCGAACCGAACCGACCGCCGAGACCAGATACCCAATCCGAAGAGCAGTTTCGCTAATATGATCGTGAAGATTTTTCGGTGATTTTTCGGTGATTTTTCGGTGGAATGACCTGCTTCAACCCCAACGCAATGATATGGAGAAGAGGAATATAAATGGAAGACGACTAGACTAGATCCTCGACGATTTTCACGGTGGCGGCGCAACTTGATCGTGGTTGAAGAAGTCGGCATTTGGTTGCCAGACGCAACTTGAATCGTCGGTCGACGAAGTTGGCATTCGGTTGCCAAGCGAGCCCAATGAAGATGGCTATATACGGTGCAAAGAAAGAGAGAGTTCATCTTATAGATAGGTTTTAGATTTCCTTAAGATTTAGGTTTTAATTGTGTTGGCTTTAggatttttattaacatttactttttaattttaggaattttctgttaagatttatttttaattgtctTGGTTTggaatttttctcaaaaatctTTCCTACATCTTATCaagtcaaatttaaaatttaaaacttaacattttattaaattaataaataaatattatatgagtttttattataatttcaattttttaaattttttagattaagttatataatattaataatttaatatatatatatatatatatatgtataattttatttttatatataatgaaaaataatacaaaaaaatataattaaaatatttttaaaatttgttgtatcaaatttaaaattgttttattattatatattatatgataaatgtttgaaaaatatttaaacataataaatatatatatatataattagataaatgttattttataaataaacataattgaatcaaaatacttctttgtttaatgatttttaagaaataatacaTTCTCTCACATTCTTACTCTCTCACATTTTTATGCATATTTGTTATCAATATTGTCAATTTAGTTACATTCTCGTTgaaatatacattattaacaATTCATCTCAACACATTCTTACTCTCTCACATTTTTACGCATATTTGTTATCAATATTGTCAATTTAGTTACATTCTTTTgaaatatacattattaataattcatctcaattcattttttttaatcctcatatatatatattgtcattttagtcttataaGTTATACCACAAGCATTTTAATCGCTAGATCAATtcttattgttaaatttaatttttatatttatatatatataaaaaaaatagtttttactATTTTGGAGGCACGAAAAAGGAGGTATTATTGATTTCTTTAGGATGAAGACTTGAATCTGATATGGCTTGTCTTGCTAGCCTCTTTCTATAGAAGAAATTTTGATTGTTgaaacaaaaatctaatttaatttatctaaatgTAATATCATAAcatagttttaataaattttatgcaAGATCAAACATTTTATGGAAGATTTCATATAGTGAAATATTTGTGAgacaaaaaacaaaacaaaagtgtTTGTCTTCACTCTACCAAGAAGGTCACGTTTATCTTTTTATGGCTTGTTCGTTTATAACTTGTTCATCATTATTCATTActatattaaaaatcattagGTACAAATTTTTATCTTATGTCTAAGTCGTAGTTTTGTCCCGTTTTTATATAAAGACTTAAGCTCATGAATTTACGAACAAAATTTTTGTGCtttatcactgaactaattACGTCATTAATAGTTTAAGCGATAAGAATAGTTCTTAAGACTTATGAGATCAAATATcacagtttaaaataaaaataaaaaattgattacaTATCATTTTTAAGAAAGAGGATTCATTTGAAGTTGTTTCATAAGgaagtttattttgtattacTATATTATTGTTACCTGCTCTAACTTACCTTTCGAGATAATTTAATCTagagtatttttgtttttcttagatttaaaaaatatattctttattacattataattttaatcgtcatcacttaattattttcatGCCACTTTAGAGCACTATCCACAAGTGCATTTAAGGTGAACTTGTATTAGTTGtaatctttaatttttgaaacatcATTGTATGTTTGGATCagtggaattgaaattggaattggcattggcattggaatcacaattccaattccatgagaattggcattgaattacaattcaattcttatgtttgaaaaaattatagaattataattcaatcccaattcctatgtttgaaaaaattataaaattgt is part of the Impatiens glandulifera chromosome 1, dImpGla2.1, whole genome shotgun sequence genome and encodes:
- the LOC124922635 gene encoding heat shock 70 kDa protein 15-like, whose amino-acid sequence is MEVLLMILGLGVLYPLWVHHLRLRISGLAVGQTWRHGLWPLCFSFISRRREGFTVKLEEVEDWLYEDGEDETKGVYVDKVDELKKQGDPIEERHKEHTERDSVIDQLVYSINSYRGCNVN